The following proteins are co-located in the Telopea speciosissima isolate NSW1024214 ecotype Mountain lineage chromosome 9, Tspe_v1, whole genome shotgun sequence genome:
- the LOC122640073 gene encoding NAC transcription factor 56 codes for MESTDSSTTSSLQQQQQQQQQQQQQHQQPQLPPGFRFHPTDEELVVHYLKKKASSVPLPVTIIAEVDLYKFDPWELPGKATFGEQEWYFFSPRDRKYPNGARPNRAATSGYWKATGTDKPILTGGGTQKVGVKKALVFYGGKPPKGIKTNWIMHEYRLTDNTNNNNNKPPGVDIANKKSSLRLDDWVLCRIYKKNNSNRAMEKEDSIDDLFASLQPQQQNPPRPPSHHKSTTNFGALLENEGNLLEDLLTEGAGINNSSMLQLASSSISKSELSMVPLPLKRNLPPPYWNDVETTPAKRFHTNNTSSNSGGGGGTTCTNTDGNNQIATLLNQLPHAASSFHQHSLLGSLTDGVFRQPYQLPGMNWNS; via the exons ATGGAGAGCACAGACTCTTCAACCACCAGCTCActacagcaacaacaacaacaacaacaacaacaacaacaacaacaccagCAACCACAACTCCCTCCAGGTTTCCGATTCCACCCAACAGATGAAGAACTTGTGGTTCACTACCTGAAGAAAAAAGCATCTTCTGTACCTCTCCCTGTTACCATCATCGCTGAAGTCGATCTCTATAAGTTCGATCCATGGGAGCTCCCAG GTAAGGCAACGTTTGGGGAACAAGAATGGTACTTCTTTAGTCCCAGAGACCGGAAATATCCAAATGGGGCAAGGCCTAATCGTGCTGCAACATCTGGGTATTGGAAAGCTACCGGCACCGATAAACCTATATTAACCGGCGGTGGAACTCAGAAGGTCGGAGTGAAGAAAGCCCTTGTTTTCTATGGCGGGAAACCCCCTAAAGGTATTAAAACCAattggatcatgcatgaatacAGGCTTACAGATAAcactaacaacaacaacaataagcCTCCTGGTGTTGATATAGCCAACAAGAAGAGCTCCTTAAGG CTTGATGATTGGGTGTTATGCCGGATATATAAGAAGAACAATTCAAATAGAGCCATGGAGAAAGAAGATTCAATAGATGACTTGTTTGCATCACTGCAACCACAACAACAGAACCCACCAAGGCCACCTTCTCATCACAAGTCCACCACCAACTTTGGTGCTTTGCTTGAGAATGAAGGGAATCTCTTAGAAGATTTATTAACAGAGGGTGCTGGAATCAACAATAGCTCTATGCTTCAACTAGCTTCATCATCTATCTCAAAGTCAGAACTCTCAATGGTTCCACTCCCTCTGAAACGCAATCTCCCACCACCCTATTGGAACGACGTCGAAACTACTCCGGCGAAGAGATTCCACACCAATAATACCAGCAGCAACAGCGGTGGCGGCGGCGGAACTACCTGCACCAATACTGATGGAAACAATCAGATTGCAACTTTACTCAACCAACTCCCACATGCAGCTTCTTCATTCCATCAACACTCACTTCTTGGATCACTAACTGATGGTGTTTTCCGGCAGCCTTACCAACTCCCTGGCATGAATTGGAACTCTTAG